One genomic segment of Candidatus Saccharimonas sp. includes these proteins:
- the dnaE gene encoding DNA polymerase III subunit alpha yields MELEEKIKTTKTFEELVPSDFVHLHTHTYHSLLDGLTKIDDLVDNVKASGMEAVAITDHGTMSGAIEFFKEATSKGVKPILGIEAYVAARTRFDRDPSYDKPRYHLVLLAKNQIGWQNLCSLTTKAWVEGQYYKPRIDHDIMAEHSEGIICLSGCAGSEISESIRAGDFEKAKELANWYKSVYGEDFYLELQDHGHPECPNHWEVQKEINDGLFRLHEELDIPMVVTCDSHYLTHENQDAHEILLCVGTGSYLNDEKRMSLKEFDLFVTDPRDIIERWGKVDPEIILNTKKIAEKVNFEFEFGKILIPKFPLPEGEESEKGFLDKLVFQGLGERYAGIPVDEVKKMTIPEIRKKLSKEVIERVDMELGVLDGMGYNGYFLIVQDFINWGKSQGIVFGPGRGSAAGSIIAYALHITDLDPLEYDLLFERFLNPDRISMPDIDVDIQDTRRNEVIQYCTDKYGIDRVANIATFGKMMAKNAVRDVARVLEVPYSEADRMAKLVPDPNQGRHIPLRVSLENDQDLKHEYETNPTAKTVYDFAMQLEGTIRNHGVHACGVVIAPDDLVKYLPLEMAQKGVVATQVPMGQVEDLGLLKMDFLGLKNLSIISTAQKIVKKTYGIDLDLSKLGLDDKKAYELLARGDSTGVFQLESAGMKRYLRELKPSKFEDIIAMVALYRPGPMSEIPKFIARKHGEEPVTYYEDHMENALKNTYGILVYQEQFMQISKEVCGFTGGQADTLRKAVGKKKIDLMKKMKGEFIEGAVKHSNADRGKVEAFWEHLEEFANYCFNKSHAACYALIAYWTAYIKAHYPDAFMAALMTADSDDTDRLAIEIAECRSMGIEVLGPDVNESFKDFAIVPHENKIRFGLLAVKAVGSGAVDAVLNARKADGKFTSILDFAKRVNARQFNKKAWDSLIMTGAFDQFGTRSDLLFNLERIQEYGSKSQKEALSGQTDLFGFAGAEDMRVESSIELINAPKQHTDKERLTWERELLGLYVSAHPLDRYVKYFEEQTQPLSQVQPNTDGQKATIGGIVIDIRTIITKSGTKMAFVKMEDKTSEGEVIIFPNLYSEISEKLKIDAVLKIEGKISARDREGNLKSDAQIIAETVSIITDEELENYESTGRRADDLKARKVPQTKTVSQNVSNIQKKAFTPKNNSSAVLNRSSEKSTSNPSRSAENYQAEKIQRVFVHIKNPSDHESLLSVKKICGKFPGMSEIILVLGEVEKSAIRMPFKVDSNSDLPKELVRLLGEDCVVLKD; encoded by the coding sequence ATGGAATTGGAGGAGAAAATAAAAACAACAAAAACTTTTGAAGAACTTGTTCCGAGTGATTTTGTGCATTTACATACGCATACTTATCACTCACTGCTTGATGGCTTAACTAAAATTGACGATTTGGTTGACAATGTTAAAGCGAGTGGAATGGAAGCTGTGGCTATAACTGACCATGGGACAATGTCTGGTGCTATCGAATTCTTTAAAGAGGCAACTTCAAAAGGTGTTAAGCCTATTTTAGGAATTGAGGCTTATGTTGCAGCACGAACTCGCTTTGATCGAGATCCATCCTACGATAAACCGCGTTATCACTTAGTCTTGTTGGCAAAAAACCAAATTGGTTGGCAGAATTTATGCTCACTTACAACCAAGGCTTGGGTTGAGGGTCAATATTATAAACCGCGAATAGATCATGATATTATGGCAGAGCATTCAGAAGGCATTATTTGCTTGAGTGGCTGTGCTGGTTCTGAAATTTCAGAATCAATTCGGGCTGGAGATTTCGAAAAAGCAAAAGAACTCGCTAACTGGTACAAATCGGTTTACGGTGAAGATTTTTATCTTGAATTACAAGACCATGGTCACCCAGAATGCCCTAATCACTGGGAGGTTCAAAAAGAAATTAATGACGGTCTATTTAGGCTTCATGAAGAACTTGATATTCCAATGGTTGTAACTTGCGATTCACACTATTTAACCCATGAAAATCAAGATGCGCATGAAATCCTTCTTTGTGTCGGAACGGGCTCATACTTAAATGACGAAAAGCGAATGAGTCTAAAAGAATTTGACCTTTTTGTCACTGACCCGAGAGATATTATCGAGCGATGGGGAAAAGTTGACCCTGAAATCATTTTGAATACCAAAAAAATTGCAGAAAAAGTTAATTTTGAGTTTGAATTTGGTAAGATTTTAATTCCAAAATTTCCACTTCCAGAAGGTGAAGAAAGTGAAAAAGGCTTTTTAGATAAGTTAGTTTTTCAAGGTTTAGGTGAAAGATATGCTGGAATTCCTGTTGATGAAGTGAAGAAGATGACGATTCCTGAAATTCGTAAGAAACTTTCGAAAGAAGTTATTGAGCGAGTTGATATGGAGCTTGGTGTTCTGGATGGAATGGGTTATAATGGTTATTTCTTGATTGTGCAAGATTTTATTAACTGGGGAAAGTCTCAAGGAATTGTTTTTGGGCCAGGGCGAGGTTCGGCTGCTGGTTCGATTATTGCTTATGCTCTGCATATTACTGATCTTGATCCGCTTGAATATGACTTGCTTTTTGAAAGGTTTTTAAATCCTGATCGAATTTCAATGCCAGACATCGATGTTGACATTCAAGATACGCGTCGAAATGAGGTTATTCAATATTGTACTGATAAGTATGGTATTGATCGTGTGGCGAATATTGCGACTTTTGGTAAAATGATGGCGAAAAACGCCGTGCGAGATGTGGCGCGAGTTTTGGAGGTTCCTTATTCTGAAGCCGATCGTATGGCTAAATTAGTTCCAGATCCAAACCAAGGCCGCCATATACCACTTCGAGTTTCGCTCGAAAATGACCAAGATTTAAAGCATGAATATGAAACTAATCCAACTGCTAAAACTGTTTATGATTTTGCAATGCAGCTTGAAGGTACGATTCGAAACCACGGTGTTCATGCTTGTGGCGTTGTGATCGCGCCAGACGATTTGGTGAAATATCTACCTCTTGAAATGGCACAAAAAGGTGTTGTGGCAACTCAAGTTCCGATGGGCCAGGTTGAAGATTTAGGTCTTTTAAAAATGGACTTTTTGGGACTTAAAAACCTTTCAATTATTTCAACTGCGCAAAAAATTGTCAAAAAAACATATGGTATTGACCTTGACCTTTCGAAACTTGGCCTTGATGATAAAAAAGCTTATGAATTATTAGCTCGTGGTGATTCAACCGGTGTTTTTCAGCTTGAATCCGCTGGAATGAAGCGATATCTGCGGGAGCTTAAACCTTCAAAGTTTGAAGATATTATCGCCATGGTTGCACTTTATCGACCTGGGCCAATGAGCGAAATTCCAAAATTTATTGCTCGAAAACACGGTGAAGAGCCAGTTACTTACTATGAAGATCATATGGAGAATGCTCTTAAAAATACTTATGGAATTTTGGTTTATCAGGAGCAATTTATGCAGATTTCGAAGGAAGTTTGCGGATTTACTGGTGGTCAGGCGGATACGCTTCGAAAGGCCGTGGGTAAAAAGAAAATCGACTTGATGAAGAAAATGAAGGGCGAGTTTATTGAAGGAGCAGTAAAACATTCTAACGCCGACCGAGGAAAAGTTGAGGCTTTCTGGGAACATTTGGAGGAATTTGCTAACTATTGTTTCAATAAGTCGCATGCGGCGTGCTATGCTTTAATTGCCTATTGGACAGCTTATATTAAGGCACATTACCCAGATGCTTTCATGGCGGCATTAATGACAGCCGACTCTGATGACACCGACCGTTTAGCGATTGAGATTGCCGAATGCCGTTCTATGGGAATTGAGGTTCTTGGTCCAGATGTAAATGAATCATTCAAGGATTTTGCAATTGTACCACACGAGAATAAAATTCGTTTTGGTCTTTTAGCGGTGAAGGCTGTTGGTAGTGGTGCAGTTGATGCAGTTTTGAATGCTCGAAAAGCTGACGGTAAATTTACTTCAATTTTAGATTTTGCAAAACGTGTTAACGCCCGCCAATTTAATAAAAAGGCCTGGGATTCATTAATTATGACTGGGGCTTTTGACCAATTTGGAACTCGCTCAGATTTGCTTTTTAATCTTGAAAGAATCCAGGAATATGGTTCGAAATCTCAAAAAGAGGCACTTTCAGGCCAGACTGATTTATTCGGCTTTGCGGGTGCTGAAGATATGCGAGTTGAATCATCAATTGAATTAATCAACGCGCCGAAACAACACACCGACAAGGAGCGTCTAACTTGGGAGCGTGAGCTTTTAGGGCTTTACGTCTCAGCGCATCCACTCGACAGATATGTTAAATATTTCGAAGAGCAAACTCAGCCACTTTCACAGGTTCAACCGAATACTGACGGTCAAAAAGCGACTATTGGTGGAATTGTGATTGATATTCGAACGATTATAACGAAATCTGGAACAAAAATGGCGTTTGTGAAGATGGAAGACAAAACTTCTGAAGGAGAGGTGATTATCTTCCCGAATCTTTATTCTGAAATTAGCGAAAAGCTTAAAATTGATGCGGTTTTAAAAATTGAAGGAAAAATTTCCGCCCGCGATAGGGAAGGTAATTTAAAATCTGATGCTCAGATTATAGCAGAAACAGTTTCGATAATAACAGATGAAGAATTGGAAAATTATGAATCTACTGGTCGTAGGGCAGATGACTTAAAGGCGAGAAAAGTTCCTCAAACGAAAACAGTTTCGCAAAATGTTTCAAATATACAGAAAAAAGCATTTACTCCTAAAAATAATAGCAGTGCGGTTTTGAATAGATCTTCAGAAAAGTCGACATCAAATCCGTCGAGATCAGCAGAAAACTATCAAGCTGAAAAAATACAAAGAGTCTTCGTACATATTAAAAATCCAAGTGATCATGAATCATTGCTTTCAGTAAAGAAGATCTGTGGAAAATTCCCAGGTATGAGTGAGATAATTTTGGTTCTCGGCGAGGTTGAGAAATCTGCAATTCGAATGCCATTTAAAGTTGACTCAAATTCAGATTTGCCAAAAGAGCTAGTGAGATTACTAGGCGAAGATTGCGTTGTTCTTAAGGATTAA
- a CDS encoding lysine--tRNA ligase, with protein sequence MLKYELIMATMKELREERLRKLEEIKNLGLNPYPAKTERTAMAGEIVNNFEKMEGREVKIAGRIAGIRKFGKLAFIVLRDFSGKIQLFITAQNIAETSKDQNLIGLKDLNLLDVGDFVQANGRVIRSKTGEISVETQELKLLSKSLRPMPTEQDGFTNKEERFRRRYVDMNVNIEVRDRFVRRSKFWQATRDFLNARGFFEINIPVLEHTTGGADANPFVTHMDALDNAQFYLRISHELPLKRLLGAGFEKVYDLGPRFRNENYSDEHLPEHIAMEWYAAYWDWRDGLKFQEEMFKYVLEQTFGTLQFKLGSFDVDLSKKWEEWDYAETIEKRYGLNPYNCSLEEVKAALKANNLEVEQTENKARGIDKLWKNIRKDVVGPIWLVNTPTFISPLAKTHPDSPEMTQRAQVVIAGSELCNLFSELNDPIDQLNRFVEQQKMRDNGDDEAMMLDIDYVEMLEYGMPPACGMGYSERVFWIFEGVTAREGVPFPQLKYEISEITKDIYPELNL encoded by the coding sequence ATGCTAAAATATGAGTTAATTATGGCTACAATGAAAGAATTACGCGAAGAGCGATTGAGAAAATTAGAAGAAATTAAAAATCTTGGGCTAAATCCATATCCTGCCAAAACCGAACGAACGGCAATGGCTGGCGAAATTGTGAATAATTTCGAAAAAATGGAAGGCCGAGAAGTGAAAATTGCTGGGCGAATTGCTGGAATTCGCAAATTTGGAAAACTTGCTTTTATTGTTCTGCGGGATTTTTCAGGGAAAATTCAGCTTTTTATCACGGCTCAAAATATAGCTGAAACCTCGAAAGATCAGAATCTAATTGGTTTGAAAGATCTAAATCTACTTGATGTTGGCGATTTTGTTCAGGCGAACGGAAGAGTGATTCGTTCGAAAACTGGTGAAATTTCAGTTGAAACACAAGAGTTAAAGCTTCTTTCTAAATCTCTTCGCCCGATGCCAACTGAGCAAGATGGTTTTACGAATAAGGAAGAGCGTTTTCGAAGGCGTTATGTTGATATGAACGTAAATATTGAAGTTCGTGATCGTTTTGTGCGCCGTTCGAAGTTTTGGCAAGCAACACGCGATTTTTTGAACGCAAGAGGCTTCTTTGAAATCAATATTCCCGTTCTCGAACATACAACTGGTGGGGCTGACGCTAATCCATTTGTAACACATATGGATGCACTTGATAATGCACAATTTTATCTTCGAATTAGTCATGAGTTGCCGTTAAAGCGTTTGCTTGGTGCTGGTTTTGAAAAAGTGTATGATCTTGGCCCACGCTTTCGAAATGAAAATTATTCAGATGAACATTTGCCTGAGCACATTGCGATGGAATGGTATGCGGCTTACTGGGATTGGCGAGATGGTTTGAAGTTTCAAGAAGAGATGTTTAAATATGTTCTGGAGCAAACTTTTGGAACTTTACAATTTAAGCTTGGTAGTTTTGATGTTGACCTTTCGAAAAAGTGGGAGGAATGGGATTATGCTGAAACTATCGAAAAACGATATGGTCTAAATCCTTACAATTGTTCGCTTGAAGAAGTTAAAGCGGCTTTGAAAGCTAATAATTTAGAGGTTGAACAGACTGAAAATAAAGCTCGTGGAATTGATAAACTATGGAAAAATATTCGAAAAGATGTTGTTGGACCAATTTGGTTGGTTAATACGCCGACATTTATTTCACCACTCGCAAAGACTCATCCAGATTCACCAGAAATGACGCAGCGAGCACAAGTTGTGATTGCGGGTTCAGAGTTGTGTAATTTATTTAGCGAATTGAACGATCCAATTGACCAGCTGAATCGTTTTGTTGAACAACAAAAAATGCGAGATAACGGTGATGATGAAGCGATGATGCTTGATATTGATTATGTTGAGATGCTAGAATACGGAATGCCGCCAGCTTGTGGAATGGGATATTCAGAGCGTGTCTTTTGGATTTTCGAAGGTGTTACTGCACGCGAAGGCGTACCTTTCCCACAATTGAAGTATGAAATCTCAGAAATTACGAAAGATATTTACCCAGAGTTAAATCTCTAG